One window of Candidatus Mycobacterium wuenschmannii genomic DNA carries:
- a CDS encoding SDR family NAD(P)-dependent oxidoreductase, which yields MQVAIVTGATGGIGFGCAKKLADAGMAVLATGRNQTRLNELAAEIGDRDRVATVAIDLTDRDGPARVVLAAIEKWGHVDFLINNAGVGNPTPLHDTDDATLDYFLDVMLKAPFRLARDVLPHMKPGSAIINITSTFAVVGGLRGGPYSAAKGGLTALTTHIAAQYGAHGIRCNAVAPGVIQTAMTEERLQDPRFRRMQVEMTPHQRLGTVDDVASTVAFLCSPGGSFINGQTIVVDGGWSSTKYLSKYALNSEWIAE from the coding sequence ATGCAGGTAGCGATCGTGACCGGGGCGACCGGCGGAATCGGTTTCGGCTGCGCGAAAAAGCTGGCCGACGCCGGGATGGCCGTGCTGGCCACCGGCCGCAACCAGACCCGGCTGAACGAACTGGCAGCCGAGATCGGCGACCGCGACCGCGTCGCCACCGTGGCGATCGATCTGACCGACCGGGACGGACCGGCCCGCGTCGTCCTCGCCGCGATCGAAAAGTGGGGCCACGTCGACTTCCTGATCAACAACGCCGGGGTGGGCAACCCGACGCCGCTGCACGACACCGACGACGCCACCCTGGACTACTTCCTCGATGTCATGCTGAAGGCGCCGTTCCGGCTCGCACGAGACGTGTTGCCGCACATGAAGCCCGGCTCGGCGATCATCAACATCACCTCGACGTTCGCGGTCGTCGGCGGTCTCCGCGGCGGGCCGTACTCGGCGGCCAAGGGCGGGCTGACTGCGCTGACCACCCACATCGCTGCCCAGTACGGCGCACACGGAATCCGTTGCAACGCCGTCGCTCCCGGCGTCATCCAGACCGCGATGACAGAAGAGCGGTTGCAGGATCCGCGGTTTCGCCGAATGCAGGTCGAGATGACACCGCACCAGCGCCTCGGCACGGTCGACGACGTAGCCAGCACCGTGGCGTTCCTGTGCTCGCCGGGTGGCAGTTTCATCAACGGGCAGACCATCGTGGTCGACGGTGGGTGGAGTTCGACGAAGTACCTGTCGAAGTACGCGCTGAACTCGGAGTGGATAGCCGAGTGA
- a CDS encoding AMP-binding protein, with protein MSSTRVIGGRTVRWDDERAADAYARGWWVRETLADSLADAARDTPDRVVLVDGAHRIDCRGLHEQATALAGAMLQRMPQGSVVSFMLPNWHEAAVIYLAATLAGMVINPILPSLRDRELEFILSDAHTRMVFVPAVFGRYDYAEMLQRVVPKLDDPPEVVVVRGDSPLPGAPNPVLPELDPDAVRMILYTSGTTGRPKGVLHSHNSIHALLTQLREHWQVRPGDRFLVPSPVAHIGGSIYAFECPLLLGTSAVLMDRWDADAAVSLIGREACTHLAGATPFLQQLLAAAERAATRLPELKLFICGGASVSPSLIRRAADYFERAAVTRVYGSTEVPVTTVGAPDEPARAADTDGRPGFAQIALHNDGEILARGPQMLIGYLHTTDETQSFDTAGYFRTGDLGRWVDDDYLVVTGRAKDLIIRNGENIAPKEIEDLLISHPAVAEVAIVGLPDARTGERACAVVVPNDQPQPDVDSLRVFLREHGVAIFKAPEQVVIWDALPRNDAGKVLKHQIRAALTTTDG; from the coding sequence ATGTCCAGTACACGGGTGATCGGCGGCCGGACGGTCCGCTGGGACGACGAGCGGGCTGCGGACGCCTACGCGCGGGGCTGGTGGGTGCGCGAAACCCTCGCCGATTCGCTCGCCGACGCGGCCCGGGACACACCCGACCGGGTGGTGCTGGTCGACGGCGCGCACCGGATCGACTGCCGCGGCTTGCACGAGCAGGCGACGGCCCTCGCTGGGGCGATGCTGCAGCGGATGCCGCAGGGAAGCGTGGTCTCGTTCATGCTGCCGAATTGGCATGAGGCCGCGGTCATCTACCTCGCGGCGACACTCGCCGGCATGGTGATCAACCCGATCCTGCCGTCGCTGCGTGACCGCGAACTGGAGTTCATTCTCAGCGATGCGCACACCCGGATGGTTTTCGTGCCCGCGGTGTTCGGGCGTTACGACTACGCGGAGATGTTGCAGCGGGTCGTGCCGAAACTCGACGACCCGCCGGAGGTAGTCGTGGTTCGCGGCGACTCGCCGCTGCCCGGGGCACCGAATCCCGTTCTGCCCGAGCTGGATCCCGACGCGGTGCGGATGATTCTTTACACCTCGGGGACCACTGGGAGGCCGAAAGGCGTCCTGCACAGCCATAACTCGATACACGCTCTGCTCACGCAGTTGCGTGAGCACTGGCAAGTGCGGCCCGGTGACCGGTTCCTGGTCCCCTCGCCGGTCGCCCACATCGGCGGCTCCATCTACGCGTTCGAATGCCCGCTGCTGTTAGGCACTTCGGCCGTGCTGATGGACCGCTGGGATGCCGACGCCGCGGTGAGCCTCATCGGCCGGGAAGCTTGCACCCACCTCGCGGGCGCGACCCCATTCCTCCAGCAACTACTCGCCGCGGCCGAGCGTGCCGCAACGCGGCTGCCAGAATTGAAACTATTCATCTGCGGCGGCGCCTCGGTCTCGCCGTCGCTGATCCGCAGGGCGGCAGATTATTTCGAGCGTGCCGCCGTCACGCGCGTCTACGGCTCCACCGAAGTCCCGGTGACCACCGTCGGCGCACCCGACGAGCCCGCACGCGCCGCCGACACCGACGGGCGCCCAGGCTTCGCGCAGATCGCGCTGCACAACGACGGGGAGATCCTTGCCCGCGGCCCGCAGATGCTGATCGGATACCTGCACACCACCGATGAGACCCAATCATTTGACACAGCAGGCTATTTCCGCACCGGCGACCTGGGCCGCTGGGTCGACGACGACTATCTCGTCGTCACCGGGCGCGCCAAGGACCTGATCATCCGCAACGGCGAGAACATCGCGCCCAAGGAAATCGAGGACCTCCTGATCAGCCATCCCGCCGTCGCGGAAGTCGCGATCGTCGGCCTGCCCGATGCCCGCACCGGCGAGCGGGCCTGCGCCGTCGTCGTTCCCAACGACCAGCCCCAACCCGACGTGGACAGCCTTCGCGTCTTCCTGCGGGAGCACGGAGTCGCTATCTTCAAAGCACCCGAACAGGTAGTCATCTGGGACGCTCTACCGAGAAACGACGCCGGGAAGGTGCTCAAGCACCAGATCCGCGCGGCCCTGACAACGACGGACGGATGA
- a CDS encoding GntR family transcriptional regulator: MADTADHRYLQVARALRKEIVDGVYPVGSQLPTEYQLCERFSVSRYTVREALRRLRDDNLVASRPRAGTLVVPRPSSDSYVQDVVSINDLLAFATGAQFAIESTGMTRVDDELAARTGLDAGEEWLAVMGFRRIDGGEFPVCRTEYYINRTFAGVGRLLPRHAGPIFPLVEDIFGVSIVEVRQEIAAVLIASPLAEQLSVEAGSPGLEVHRTYATSDGEVAQLTINTHPASRFRHSMTMRRVRG, translated from the coding sequence ATGGCTGACACCGCCGACCACCGCTATCTGCAGGTCGCCCGCGCGCTGCGCAAGGAGATCGTCGACGGCGTCTACCCCGTCGGATCGCAGCTCCCCACCGAATACCAACTGTGCGAACGCTTTTCGGTCAGCCGGTACACCGTCCGGGAGGCGCTGCGGCGCCTGCGCGACGACAACCTCGTTGCATCGCGGCCGCGGGCGGGCACGTTGGTGGTGCCGCGCCCGTCGTCGGATTCCTACGTCCAGGACGTCGTGTCGATCAACGACCTGCTGGCCTTCGCCACCGGCGCACAGTTCGCCATCGAATCGACCGGCATGACGCGCGTCGACGACGAACTCGCCGCCCGCACCGGACTCGATGCGGGCGAAGAGTGGTTGGCAGTCATGGGTTTTCGCCGGATTGACGGCGGCGAGTTTCCGGTCTGCCGCACCGAGTACTACATCAACCGCACCTTCGCCGGTGTCGGCCGGCTACTGCCGCGGCACGCCGGGCCGATCTTCCCCTTGGTCGAAGACATTTTCGGGGTGAGCATCGTCGAGGTGCGCCAGGAGATCGCCGCGGTGTTGATCGCGTCGCCCCTGGCGGAGCAGCTCAGTGTCGAGGCGGGCAGCCCCGGACTCGAGGTGCACCGCACCTACGCGACGTCCGACGGTGAGGTGGCCCAGCTGACGATCAACACGCATCCGGCGTCGCGCTTTCGCCACTCGATGACGATGCGCCGAGTGCGCGGCTAA
- a CDS encoding SMP-30/gluconolactonase/LRE family protein: protein MLLHESRSGAGVSPTLATGWRMQRLTPPSRLFGANGLRTGPDGRIYIAQVTGSQISALDVDTGELEVISAKGGDIIAPDDAAFGPNGDLYATEVMDGRVSVRGVDGHTRVLRADIPSANGITVHQGRLFVGECREGGRLYEFDLNGGAPRVLLENIPSPNAMEVGPDGLLYFPVMGANEIWRIGLDGGEPETVATGLGVPDSVKFDAAGHIVSTQVHSGQVLRIDPRTGSQTVLANLSPGLDNCTFVGDRLFVSNFTGEITEILPDGATSALLPGGLNWPLDLAVDPDGSLYVADGTYFYVLRPDHSLQTVGMLFTPGYPGFLRGLAPAGPGEFVVTTSGGQIAHYRPADGETDVLADGFDQLYGVALAADRTVVAAELGTGRVVSVRDGRVDAIASGLNKPIGVALAPDGGWLVSESGAGRVVTLTGAGPQTVADDFGCPQGLLTQGRRLYVVDPGARELVEVNLDDGSRHTIATGLPLGANPGVVPKPLKGMPPFSGPQGPFAGIAASPDGTLYVSADADGSLLAFRPDGRDG, encoded by the coding sequence ATGTTGCTGCACGAAAGCCGCTCCGGCGCAGGGGTGTCGCCTACCCTCGCCACGGGCTGGCGCATGCAGCGACTCACCCCGCCCAGCAGATTGTTCGGCGCCAACGGGCTGCGAACCGGCCCCGACGGCCGGATCTACATCGCGCAGGTGACCGGCAGCCAGATCAGCGCTCTCGACGTGGACACCGGCGAATTGGAGGTCATCAGCGCCAAGGGTGGCGACATCATCGCGCCCGACGATGCGGCCTTTGGACCGAACGGCGACCTCTATGCCACCGAGGTGATGGACGGCCGGGTCAGCGTCCGCGGCGTCGACGGCCACACCCGGGTGCTGCGCGCGGACATCCCGTCGGCCAACGGCATCACCGTGCACCAGGGCCGGTTGTTCGTCGGCGAGTGCCGCGAGGGCGGGCGGCTGTACGAATTCGACCTCAACGGCGGCGCGCCGCGGGTGCTGCTGGAGAACATCCCGTCGCCCAACGCGATGGAGGTCGGCCCGGACGGCCTCCTGTATTTCCCGGTGATGGGCGCCAACGAAATCTGGCGCATCGGCCTCGACGGCGGTGAGCCGGAGACCGTCGCGACCGGCCTGGGCGTGCCCGACTCGGTGAAGTTCGACGCGGCCGGCCACATCGTCTCGACGCAGGTACACAGCGGACAGGTGCTGCGCATCGATCCGCGCACCGGATCGCAGACCGTGCTCGCGAATCTCAGCCCCGGACTGGACAATTGCACATTTGTCGGGGATCGGCTGTTCGTCTCCAACTTCACCGGCGAAATCACCGAGATCCTGCCCGACGGGGCCACCTCGGCGCTGCTGCCGGGCGGGCTGAACTGGCCGCTCGATCTCGCGGTGGATCCCGACGGCAGCCTGTACGTCGCGGACGGCACTTACTTCTACGTGCTGCGCCCCGACCACAGCCTCCAGACGGTCGGCATGCTGTTCACGCCCGGATATCCAGGCTTCCTGCGCGGGTTGGCCCCGGCCGGTCCGGGCGAGTTCGTGGTCACCACCTCCGGCGGCCAGATCGCCCACTACCGACCGGCCGATGGCGAAACCGACGTGCTGGCAGACGGATTCGACCAGCTGTACGGGGTGGCGCTGGCCGCCGACCGGACGGTCGTGGCCGCCGAGCTCGGCACCGGGCGCGTGGTATCGGTTCGTGACGGACGGGTCGACGCGATCGCGTCCGGCCTGAACAAACCGATCGGGGTCGCGCTCGCACCCGATGGCGGATGGCTGGTGTCCGAGTCCGGCGCCGGCCGGGTCGTCACGCTCACCGGTGCCGGACCGCAGACTGTTGCGGACGATTTCGGTTGCCCACAGGGGCTTTTGACGCAGGGAAGGCGGCTGTACGTCGTCGACCCCGGCGCCCGGGAACTGGTCGAGGTGAATCTCGACGATGGATCGCGGCACACGATCGCGACCGGGTTGCCACTCGGCGCGAACCCCGGGGTGGTCCCCAAACCGCTGAAGGGCATGCCGCCGTTCTCGGGTCCGCAGGGCCCGTTCGCCGGTATCGCCGCGAGTCCCGACGGCACGCTGTACGTCTCCGCCGACGCCGACGGCAGCCTGCTGGCTTTCCGGCCGGACGGTCGTGATGGCTGA
- a CDS encoding SDR family NAD(P)-dependent oxidoreductase: MGNNPLNLQGRVVIVAGAAGGGIGTTVARMLAEAGATVVAVSRGKANLDTHISPLVEQGLPIVPVAADVATEDGVATAVERAKAADGELHGLVNVAGGAGPQTWMPSTRVTRSDWRDLFAANLETAFFMSQAVAAELKVQNRRGSIVSISSISGMNTAPFHIAYGTAKAAIAAMTRTMAVELAADEIRVNAVAPGVTATPASLTYVDDDAERDRTAIAMGRRGRPEEIAGAILFLLSDLSSYITGQTLLVDGGLDLKWTHLGADNTSLFLKDDSFRDAIRRP; this comes from the coding sequence GTGGGCAATAATCCACTGAACCTGCAGGGTCGGGTGGTCATCGTGGCCGGTGCGGCCGGTGGCGGTATCGGAACCACCGTCGCCCGGATGCTCGCCGAGGCCGGGGCGACGGTCGTCGCCGTCAGTCGCGGTAAAGCCAACCTCGACACGCACATCTCGCCGTTGGTCGAACAGGGCCTGCCGATCGTGCCCGTCGCCGCGGACGTCGCCACCGAGGACGGCGTGGCGACCGCCGTCGAGCGGGCGAAGGCGGCCGACGGCGAACTGCACGGGCTGGTCAACGTCGCCGGCGGGGCCGGGCCGCAGACCTGGATGCCGTCGACCCGGGTCACCCGCAGCGACTGGCGCGACCTGTTCGCCGCGAATCTGGAGACCGCGTTCTTCATGAGTCAGGCGGTGGCCGCGGAGCTGAAAGTGCAGAACCGCCGGGGCTCGATCGTGTCGATCTCGTCGATCAGCGGAATGAACACCGCGCCGTTCCACATCGCCTACGGCACCGCCAAGGCGGCGATCGCCGCGATGACCCGCACGATGGCCGTCGAACTTGCTGCCGACGAGATCCGGGTGAACGCCGTCGCACCCGGTGTCACCGCGACACCGGCATCGCTCACCTACGTGGACGACGACGCCGAGCGTGACCGCACGGCCATCGCGATGGGTCGCCGCGGCCGACCCGAGGAGATCGCCGGCGCCATCCTGTTCCTGTTGTCGGACCTGTCCAGCTACATCACCGGCCAGACGCTGCTCGTCGACGGCGGCCTGGACCTCAAGTGGACGCACCTGGGCGCCGACAACACCTCACTCTTCCTCAAGGACGACTCGTTTCGAGACGCGATTAGGAGACCGTGA
- a CDS encoding aromatic ring-hydroxylating oxygenase subunit alpha has protein sequence MTDLAKDVNSQAAEELSRPMTIGVEAYISEDYARAERDKLWRKVWQQVGRVEELPEVGSYLTYDILDDSIIVVRSGPNEFHAHHNVCMHRGRRLIDTPDGAKNACARTRKSFVCGFHGWTYGLDGACTHIREQQDWQGALTADSTRLRPVRVETWGGWLWINMDPDCEPLADFLFPAAKILDPFGLENMRYKWRKWLSFDCNWKVALEAFNETYHVFTTHPEFNKFGEFKGWAKAQGRHSHIGYDAPEDMEATKSKIRLGTGADPRISTAEMQVYTMEETNATTTKTLVNAAKRLVDELPEGTPADKVLEHWLASARRDDEARGVVWPTIPADILGQAGTAWQIFPNFQIGQGLTSALCYGARPHPSYNPDKCIFEVSVFELYPKGEEPQTEWEYTPVGDPRWRSVLPQDFSNMAAVQQGMKSLGFPGTRPNPYRERSTVNLHYQLSKYMGTGEPQEL, from the coding sequence ATGACCGATCTAGCCAAAGATGTGAATTCCCAAGCAGCGGAGGAACTCTCACGACCGATGACCATCGGGGTCGAGGCCTACATCTCCGAAGACTATGCGCGCGCCGAGCGCGACAAGCTCTGGCGCAAGGTCTGGCAGCAGGTCGGTCGTGTCGAGGAACTACCCGAGGTCGGTAGCTACCTGACCTACGACATCCTCGACGACTCGATCATCGTGGTGCGCAGCGGTCCGAACGAATTTCACGCCCACCACAACGTCTGCATGCACCGCGGCCGGCGGTTGATCGACACTCCCGACGGCGCCAAGAATGCCTGCGCCCGAACGCGAAAATCCTTTGTCTGCGGCTTTCATGGCTGGACCTACGGCCTGGACGGTGCCTGCACCCACATCCGTGAACAGCAGGACTGGCAGGGCGCGCTGACCGCCGACAGCACGCGTCTCCGACCGGTCAGGGTCGAGACCTGGGGCGGCTGGTTGTGGATCAACATGGACCCCGACTGCGAACCCCTGGCCGACTTCCTGTTTCCCGCCGCCAAGATTCTTGATCCGTTCGGCCTGGAGAACATGCGCTACAAGTGGCGCAAATGGCTGTCGTTCGACTGCAACTGGAAGGTCGCGCTGGAGGCCTTCAACGAGACCTACCACGTCTTCACCACGCACCCTGAGTTCAACAAGTTCGGGGAATTCAAGGGCTGGGCGAAAGCACAAGGGCGGCATAGTCATATCGGCTACGACGCTCCCGAGGACATGGAGGCCACCAAGTCCAAGATCCGCCTGGGCACCGGTGCGGACCCGCGCATCTCGACCGCGGAGATGCAGGTCTACACGATGGAGGAGACCAACGCCACCACCACCAAGACCTTGGTGAACGCGGCGAAGCGGCTGGTCGACGAACTACCCGAGGGGACGCCGGCCGACAAGGTCCTCGAGCATTGGCTGGCGTCGGCCCGTCGCGACGACGAGGCCCGCGGGGTGGTCTGGCCGACGATTCCCGCCGACATTCTCGGGCAGGCCGGGACCGCGTGGCAGATCTTCCCCAACTTCCAAATCGGCCAGGGCCTGACCAGCGCGCTCTGTTACGGCGCGCGGCCGCACCCCAGCTACAACCCGGACAAGTGCATCTTCGAGGTGTCGGTTTTCGAGCTGTACCCGAAAGGCGAAGAGCCGCAGACGGAGTGGGAGTACACGCCGGTCGGCGATCCGCGGTGGCGGTCGGTGCTGCCGCAGGACTTCTCGAACATGGCCGCCGTCCAGCAGGGCATGAAGTCGCTCGGCTTCCCGGGCACCAGGCCCAACCCGTACCGCGAGCGCAGCACCGTGAACCTGCACTACCAGTTGTCGAAGTACATGGGAACCGGCGAACCACAGGAGCTTTGA
- a CDS encoding flavin-containing monooxygenase: MTTSEAACGPTDVPQDVDIDATRAKYAHERDKRLRKDAGAQYLELEGDLADLYEVDPYTPVADRAPIKEEIEVAVLGGGFAGLLSGAYLKKAGVHDVRVIDMAGDFGGVWYWNRFPGIQCDNDAYCYIPMLEELDFLPSKKFADGAEIFAHCQAMGKHFDLYDGAIFSTQVETMRWDDSDKRWRLTTNRGDDIRARFVVMAQGSYNKPKLPGIPGIKEYLDAGGHAFHSARWDYDYTGGDATGGLHKLADKRVALVGTGATGVQLVPHLGRDAQQLFVFQRTPSSVDMRANTPTDPAWAATLQPGWQEERKRNFHNWSPFVGVVFGEPDLVCDFWTELGRNMTARIAASPDPASLGIEQIMAIREGEDYKIMERLRQRVADLVADPETAEALKPYYRFMCKRPCSSETYLPAFNLPNVTLVDVSESKGVERLTEKGIVANGVEYEVDCVVFASGFEISTEISRRFAVDVIEGRDGLSLFDYWHDRYQTLHGMTTRGFPNQFFTGFIQGGVSANTTAMFEQQAEHIAYIIAEAQKRGATTVEPSQEGQDGWVKTVAELAIDNSAFEMSCTPGYYNNEGAGGGKDNGAFLGDFYSPGFYAFGDLIAEWRASGDLEGLEIS; this comes from the coding sequence ATGACAACGTCCGAGGCGGCCTGCGGGCCCACCGACGTACCGCAGGACGTCGACATCGACGCGACGCGGGCCAAGTATGCCCACGAGCGCGACAAGCGTCTCCGTAAGGATGCCGGTGCACAGTACCTCGAACTCGAGGGCGACCTGGCCGACCTCTACGAGGTGGACCCGTACACCCCGGTCGCCGACCGCGCCCCGATCAAAGAAGAGATCGAGGTGGCCGTCCTCGGCGGCGGCTTCGCCGGATTGCTATCGGGCGCCTACTTGAAAAAGGCCGGCGTACACGATGTTCGGGTCATCGACATGGCGGGCGACTTCGGCGGCGTGTGGTACTGGAACCGCTTCCCGGGCATCCAGTGCGACAACGACGCCTACTGCTACATCCCCATGCTCGAGGAACTCGACTTCCTGCCGAGCAAGAAGTTCGCCGACGGCGCCGAGATCTTCGCGCACTGCCAGGCCATGGGCAAACACTTCGACCTCTACGACGGCGCGATCTTCTCGACGCAGGTCGAGACCATGCGCTGGGACGACAGCGATAAGCGCTGGCGGCTGACCACCAACCGCGGCGACGACATCCGGGCGCGGTTCGTGGTGATGGCGCAGGGCTCGTACAACAAGCCGAAACTGCCCGGCATCCCAGGTATCAAGGAGTACCTGGACGCCGGCGGCCACGCGTTCCATTCCGCGCGCTGGGACTACGACTACACCGGCGGCGATGCGACCGGCGGCCTGCACAAGCTCGCCGACAAGCGGGTCGCACTGGTCGGCACGGGTGCCACCGGCGTGCAGCTGGTGCCGCATCTGGGCCGGGATGCCCAGCAGCTCTTCGTATTTCAGCGCACGCCGTCGTCGGTGGACATGCGCGCCAACACGCCGACCGACCCGGCCTGGGCGGCGACGCTGCAGCCGGGTTGGCAGGAGGAGCGCAAGCGCAACTTCCACAACTGGTCGCCGTTCGTCGGGGTGGTCTTCGGCGAACCGGATCTGGTGTGCGACTTCTGGACCGAGTTGGGCCGCAACATGACCGCCCGGATCGCCGCCAGCCCGGATCCCGCCTCACTGGGCATCGAGCAGATCATGGCGATCCGAGAGGGCGAGGACTACAAGATCATGGAGCGGCTGCGGCAACGGGTGGCCGACCTGGTCGCCGACCCCGAGACCGCCGAGGCGCTCAAGCCGTACTACCGATTCATGTGCAAGCGACCATGTTCCAGCGAGACGTACCTGCCGGCCTTCAACCTGCCCAACGTGACGTTGGTGGACGTATCGGAGTCCAAGGGTGTGGAACGGCTGACGGAGAAGGGCATCGTCGCCAACGGCGTTGAGTACGAGGTGGATTGCGTCGTATTCGCCAGTGGATTCGAGATCTCGACCGAGATCAGTCGGCGCTTCGCGGTCGACGTCATCGAAGGTCGCGACGGACTGTCACTGTTCGACTATTGGCACGACCGCTACCAGACGTTGCACGGCATGACGACCCGCGGATTCCCAAACCAGTTCTTCACCGGCTTCATCCAGGGCGGCGTATCGGCCAACACCACCGCGATGTTCGAGCAACAGGCCGAGCACATCGCCTACATCATCGCCGAAGCGCAGAAACGCGGTGCGACCACCGTCGAACCCAGCCAGGAGGGCCAGGACGGCTGGGTCAAGACGGTCGCGGAACTCGCGATCGACAATTCGGCATTTGAGATGTCCTGTACTCCGGGCTATTACAACAACGAGGGCGCAGGCGGCGGCAAGGACAACGGCGCGTTCCTTGGTGACTTCTACTCGCCGGGCTTCTACGCATTCGGCGATCTGATCGCCGAGTGGCGGGCCAGCGGCGACTTGGAAGGGCTCGAGATTTCGTGA
- a CDS encoding SDR family NAD(P)-dependent oxidoreductase yields MSELRFDDRVAVVTGAGRGLGCAYARLLAERGAKVVVNDPGGGLAGDGADSAPAERVVDAIRADGGEAVACTGSVATSDGAAAIIGTALEHYGRIDALIHNAGNVRRAPLAEMSSEDFDAVLDVHLRGAFNVVRQAFPVMTGAGYGRIVLTSSIGGLYGNHEVANYAAAKAGVIGLSNVVALEGAPYGVACNVIVPAAVTRMAEGIDTSAYPPMGPELVAPVVGWLAHESCLVTGEMYVALAGRVARAVIAESPGVYRPAWTVEDVAGHLDEVRNMQAPLTFPVVPDGHNEHIRYSFGLANGG; encoded by the coding sequence GTGAGCGAGTTGCGGTTCGACGACCGCGTCGCCGTCGTCACCGGCGCCGGCCGCGGGTTGGGGTGCGCCTACGCACGACTGCTCGCCGAGCGCGGGGCGAAGGTCGTCGTCAACGACCCTGGCGGCGGTCTCGCCGGCGACGGGGCGGACTCCGCGCCGGCCGAGCGGGTGGTCGATGCCATCCGAGCGGACGGCGGCGAGGCCGTCGCGTGCACCGGGTCGGTGGCCACCAGTGACGGCGCCGCCGCGATCATCGGCACGGCGCTGGAGCACTACGGCCGCATCGACGCTTTGATACACAACGCCGGCAACGTGCGCCGCGCCCCGCTCGCGGAGATGTCATCCGAGGACTTCGACGCGGTGCTCGACGTTCATCTGCGCGGCGCATTCAACGTTGTGCGACAGGCTTTCCCGGTCATGACCGGGGCTGGCTACGGGCGGATCGTGCTCACCTCGTCGATTGGCGGACTGTACGGCAACCACGAGGTCGCCAATTACGCCGCGGCCAAGGCCGGCGTGATCGGGTTGTCCAACGTCGTCGCGCTGGAGGGTGCGCCCTACGGCGTGGCGTGCAACGTGATCGTGCCCGCGGCGGTCACCAGGATGGCGGAAGGCATCGACACCTCGGCCTACCCGCCGATGGGACCGGAGCTGGTGGCGCCCGTGGTCGGCTGGCTGGCACACGAGTCCTGCTTGGTGACCGGTGAGATGTATGTCGCGTTGGCGGGCCGGGTGGCCCGGGCGGTCATCGCCGAAAGCCCCGGCGTGTACCGGCCGGCATGGACGGTCGAGGACGTCGCCGGCCATCTCGATGAGGTTCGGAACATGCAGGCGCCGTTGACCTTTCCCGTCGTACCCGACGGCCACAATGAGCACATTCGGTACAGCTTCGGATTGGCGAACGGTGGCTAG
- a CDS encoding CaiB/BaiF CoA transferase family protein produces the protein MAGVRVVDLTAMVMGPYCTQIMADMGADVIKVEPPQGDNTRYISVGPAPGMSGVFVNVNRGKRGIVLDLQTDAGKRALRALVETADVFIHSMRAKAIAKLGFGYDDVAEINPGVVYTNCYGYGRRGPDRDRPAYDDTIQAECGLPAVQEQLTGQADFVGTIMADKVAGLTALYATMMALFHRQRTGEGQEVEVAMFETMASFILVEHANGALFDPPLGPAVYPRTVAPNRRPYRTSDGHVAALIYNDKHWNAFIDAVRPPWASDRYATLEQRAREIDTVYGLLAETMKERSTAEWLELLRELEIPAAPLNTPGALFDDPHLNAVGMFETVETPHGPVRFPGVPTWFSRTPGSVAGPAPELGEHTASVLDQLGFAHEIDCK, from the coding sequence CTGGCCGGGGTGCGGGTGGTCGATCTGACTGCGATGGTAATGGGACCGTACTGCACGCAGATTATGGCCGACATGGGCGCCGATGTCATCAAAGTCGAACCGCCGCAGGGAGATAACACCCGCTACATCTCTGTCGGGCCAGCGCCCGGCATGAGCGGGGTATTCGTCAACGTCAACCGCGGCAAGCGCGGCATAGTGCTCGACCTGCAGACCGACGCCGGCAAGCGTGCGTTGCGGGCTCTCGTAGAGACCGCCGATGTGTTCATCCACTCGATGCGCGCCAAGGCGATCGCCAAACTCGGCTTCGGTTACGACGACGTCGCCGAGATCAATCCGGGTGTCGTGTACACCAACTGCTACGGATACGGACGCCGGGGACCGGACCGCGACCGCCCCGCCTACGACGACACCATCCAGGCCGAATGTGGTTTGCCCGCAGTGCAAGAGCAGCTGACCGGCCAAGCCGATTTCGTCGGCACCATCATGGCCGACAAGGTCGCCGGCCTGACTGCGCTGTACGCCACGATGATGGCGCTGTTCCATCGGCAGCGCACTGGCGAGGGTCAAGAGGTCGAGGTCGCCATGTTCGAGACCATGGCGTCGTTCATCCTCGTCGAACATGCCAACGGCGCATTGTTCGATCCGCCGCTGGGACCCGCGGTGTATCCGCGCACCGTCGCGCCCAACCGGCGCCCCTACCGCACCAGTGACGGCCATGTCGCGGCGCTGATCTACAACGACAAACACTGGAACGCATTCATCGACGCGGTCCGGCCGCCCTGGGCCAGCGACCGGTACGCCACCCTGGAACAGCGTGCCCGCGAGATCGACACCGTCTACGGACTTCTTGCCGAGACGATGAAAGAACGCTCCACCGCCGAGTGGCTGGAGTTGTTGCGCGAACTCGAGATACCGGCCGCGCCGCTGAACACCCCCGGCGCGCTCTTCGACGATCCGCACCTCAACGCCGTCGGGATGTTCGAGACCGTCGAGACCCCGCACGGACCGGTGCGCTTCCCGGGCGTGCCCACCTGGTTCTCGCGGACACCAGGCAGCGTCGCGGGACCGGCGCCGGAACTCGGCGAACACACCGCCTCAGTCCTCGACCAACTGGGCTTTGCTCACGAAATAGATTGCAAATAA